From one Desmodus rotundus isolate HL8 chromosome X, HLdesRot8A.1, whole genome shotgun sequence genomic stretch:
- the LOC112317940 gene encoding actin-binding protein WASF1-like has product MSVNKEEDEGDEGHPNTLAIPTKIQDELIHVIQISLITIGIQVNNLNKCAEDIIDEIRKEVDRLSFRVVILEEHVIQLMNDIIYKDQKGGLSSRITESQTSQSTTIQTQQVYSSKQAPVQMCEMHDTHELTLPMYRSRFCPDDTGGLEVSPDASHRFQVYKEKTVPGSEEEKGAKRKQKQHKDHPSKPASVPQTQLMEDHVSVYHVPAACREASPSYVDQPDESSSFSSLPLCEINKLVTRAVGEVISSSPYLPTHGAGEVKNSLTYVRYGTGRGEELKPQPRNHLQTKVFVSPTAPASAPSLPTDWLAASKASKMETPSSSIHLPAQLPSPVLRTPAATSAAACLPGVPDRAVPITAPKGGFSTPAVDPLPYYVLTIDSLLAQAEGQGMPPLLSSSAVTSPSVQTRATVTHLVGPTSAVRSPTPSVTKLSISSISSSPRSSLSPSPSYCIPPPRYPVTVLPRSSTPRNSSPLSSICSCPQSSRSWIPSLRDSLSLSTRSSDSMWSRCSEAQSLRPSAAQSQRSSMEQSTRHLIPPQQNSSSLKSAKPSTLQSLFSFEQSPSCLLSSSGPSVTPAAPAPVNATFKQSPPPLPVIAKVRTALMAAIRKGILLYKTEDQ; this is encoded by the coding sequence atgtcgGTAAATAAAGAGGAAGATGAGGGAGATGAGGGGCATCCAAATACTTTGGCAATACCCACAAAAATTCAAGATGAGTTAATTCATGTAATCCAGATTTCTTTAATAACTATAGGTATACAAGTAAATAATCTGAATAAATGTGCTGAGGATATAATTGATGAAATACGCAAGGAGGTTGACAGGCTCTCTTTCAGAGTTGTGATTTTAGAAGAACATGTAATCCAGTTGATGAATGATATTATCTACAAAGATCAGAAGGGAGGATTGTCCTCGAGAATTACGGAATCACAGACTTCCCAAAGTACAACTATTCAGACACAGCAGGTATACTCCTCCAAGCAAGCACCTGTTCAAATGTGTGAAATGCACGATACTCATGAACTGACATTACCTATGTATAGGTCTCGTTTTTGCCCAGATGATACAGGAGGTTTAGAAGTGTCCCCTGATGCTTCACACCGCTTTCAAGTTTATAAAGAAAAGACTGTCCCTGGgagtgaagaagaaaagggggCGAAGCGCAAGCAAAAGCAGCACAAAGATCATCCCAGTAAACCAGCAAGCGTGCCTCAGACTCAACTGATGGAAGACCATGTTTCAGTGTACCATGTCCCAGCTGCTTGCAGAGAGGCCTCTCCTTCATATGTGGATCAACCAGATGAAAGTTCCTCATTTTCCAGTTTGCCACTGTGTGAAATCAATAAGCTTGTAACGAGAGCTGTAGGAGAAGTGATATCCAGCTCTCCCTATCTGCCAACGCATGGAGCCGGAGAGGTGAAAAATTCACTTACATACGTTAGATATGGAACTGGAAGGGGAGAAGAATTGAAACCCCAACCTCGAAATCATCTTCAAACAAAGGTGTTTGTGAGCCCTACGGCCCCAGCCTCAGCACCGTCACTGCCAACTGATTGGTTAGCTGCATCGAAAGCTTCGAAGATGGAAACTCCTTCCTCAAGCATACATCTGCCAGCTCAACTGCCATCACCTGTTTTGAGAACCCCAGCAGCAACATCTGCTGCTGCTTGCCTCCCAGGTGTTCCTGACAGAGCTGTTCCAATTACTGCACCTAAAGGGGGCTTCTCCACTCCAGCAGTGGACCCTCTTCCGTATTATGTACTGACAATAGATAGTCTACTCGCACAAGCTGAAGGTCAGGGCATGCCTCCACTTCTCTCTTCTTCGGCAGTCACCTCACCAAGTGTTCAAACCAGGGCCACAGTTACACATCTCGTTGGCCCTACGTCTGCTGTACGATCACCAACACCTTCAGTTACAAAATTATCAATATCTTCAATTTCATCATCGCCAAGATCTTCACTTTCACCATCACCAAGCTATTGTATTCCACCACCAAGATATCCTGTTACAGTATTGCCAAGATCATCCACTCCACGAAATTCAAGTCCACTCTCATCCATCTGTTCATGTCCACAATCATCAAGATCTTGGATTCCATCACTAAGAGATTCACTTTCCCTGTCCACAAGAAGTTCAGACAGCATGTGGTCAAGGTGTTCAGAGGCACAGTCATTAAGACCTTCAGCTGCTCAGTCACAAAGGTCTTCAATGGAACAATCGACCAGGCATTTGATTCCACCCCAACAAAACTCTTCAAGTTTGAAGTCAGCAAAACCTTCCACCCTacagtctttgttttctttcgAACAATCACCTTCTTGCCTTTTAAGCTCATCAGGTCCATCAGTGACCCCAGCTGCACCAGCTCCAGTGAATGCTACCTTCAAGCAGTCTCCACCACCTCTACCAGTAATTGCTAAAGTAAGGACTGCGCTGATGGCAGCAATAAGAAAAGGTATTTTGCTCTACAAAACTGAAGATCAGTGA